One Blastocatellia bacterium DNA window includes the following coding sequences:
- a CDS encoding carboxylesterase family protein, with protein MRLRKLPIYFLLLILLFAYSLTNANAQVLSEPVTTEQGLVRGELLTNTIVFRGIPYAQPPVGDLRWKAPQPAIARAQTLDAVKFGERCCQFGPPDGNILGGTRSFMGSEDCLTLNIWTPKTKESTLRPVMFFIHGGGNVQGSSINPLYDGQNLVEQGGVIIVTINYRLAQLGFLAHPQLSSEDKNSSSGNYGLLDQIMALDWVRANIANFGGDPNNITIFGESAGGLNVSCLVGSPLAAGKFHRAIVESGGFGVNVPLKDPANSSQVQSAEEFGVKFVKEAGCDRSSDPIACLRSKAAEDIFKILTGEAGVLNRFDGSTVYGPNVDGYVLKESPIVAIQNNRHNNVPIMIGTNKDEGTIFTVGLSVDTKAGYRKAVKSLFPGFSKEILKQYPIQDFGSPRNAFNAIITDITFVCPSRWAGLMASVNQPNTYVYSFTNVFDFPQTKQFGAFHGQELLFVFNNFLNIPPNPGQRQLASTMLKYWTNFAKTGDPNGVSLPNWPRHSLQADLHQVLDPNISTQSGLRKEFCEFFNQLILGADNKACGG; from the coding sequence ATGAGGTTAAGAAAATTACCTATTTACTTCCTATTATTGATTTTACTTTTTGCCTACTCTTTAACTAATGCTAATGCACAGGTTTTAAGCGAGCCTGTAACAACTGAACAAGGATTAGTTCGCGGAGAATTACTAACAAATACTATTGTTTTTCGTGGTATTCCATATGCACAACCCCCCGTTGGTGATTTGCGCTGGAAAGCTCCCCAACCTGCTATTGCAAGAGCGCAAACACTAGATGCAGTTAAGTTTGGTGAGCGTTGCTGTCAATTTGGCCCGCCGGACGGAAATATTTTAGGCGGTACAAGGTCTTTTATGGGCAGTGAAGACTGTTTAACGCTAAATATTTGGACACCAAAGACTAAAGAAAGCACTTTACGCCCAGTTATGTTTTTTATTCATGGTGGTGGAAATGTCCAAGGTTCAAGCATAAATCCTCTTTATGATGGTCAAAATTTGGTAGAACAAGGCGGAGTTATTATTGTAACAATTAATTATCGCCTAGCCCAACTAGGCTTTTTGGCCCATCCCCAACTTAGCAGCGAAGATAAAAATAGTAGTTCTGGTAATTATGGTTTGTTAGACCAAATTATGGCTTTAGATTGGGTAAGAGCCAATATTGCTAACTTTGGCGGTGATCCCAATAACATAACTATTTTTGGTGAGTCTGCTGGCGGGTTAAATGTGTCTTGTTTAGTCGGTTCGCCACTAGCCGCCGGAAAATTCCATCGTGCAATTGTTGAAAGTGGTGGATTTGGCGTTAATGTCCCATTGAAAGACCCAGCTAATTCTTCACAAGTACAAAGCGCAGAAGAATTTGGAGTAAAATTTGTCAAAGAAGCAGGTTGTGATAGGTCTTCTGACCCAATAGCATGTTTAAGAAGTAAAGCGGCAGAAGATATTTTTAAGATTCTTACGGGCGAAGCGGGGGTCTTAAATAGATTTGATGGAAGTACAGTTTACGGGCCAAATGTTGATGGCTATGTCTTAAAGGAAAGTCCAATAGTTGCTATACAAAATAACCGTCATAACAATGTGCCAATTATGATTGGGACAAATAAAGATGAAGGCACAATATTTACAGTTGGCTTGTCAGTTGATACAAAAGCTGGTTATCGTAAGGCTGTAAAGTCTCTCTTTCCAGGCTTTAGCAAAGAAATCTTAAAACAATATCCTATACAAGATTTTGGCAGTCCAAGAAATGCTTTTAATGCAATAATTACAGATATAACTTTTGTTTGTCCCTCTCGTTGGGCTGGCCTTATGGCTTCAGTTAATCAACCTAACACTTATGTTTATAGCTTTACAAATGTATTTGATTTTCCACAAACAAAACAATTTGGAGCTTTTCACGGGCAAGAGTTACTTTTTGTTTTTAATAATTTCCTTAACATTCCACCAAATCCGGGCCAAAGACAGTTGGCCTCAACTATGCTTAAATACTGGACAAACTTTGCTAAAACAGGTGATCCAAATGGAGTAAGTTTACCAAACTGGCCTCGTCACAGCCTTCAAGCAGACCTTCATCAAGTTTTAGATCCAAATATTTCAACACAAAGCGGGCTAAGAAAAGAATTTTGTGAATTTTTCAACCAACTTATTTTAGGTGCTGATAACAAAGCTTGTGGTGGTTGA